In one window of Caenimonas aquaedulcis DNA:
- a CDS encoding tripartite tricarboxylate transporter substrate binding protein, producing MTPLRCLAIAALCALAASVQAQPDTAGYPNRPITIVTPTTGGAADAVARTLSASMSKSLGVGVVVASRPGAGGNVASESVAHAAPDGYTLLLALGSMLTVNPALYAKPNFNPVSDFSPIGLVATTPYVLAVNPTVPAKNVRELVAHANAARDPLFYSSPGNGTPNHILGVLFNTAAGTKLQHVPYKTTGAATTDVISGQVSMTFGSMPSVLPFLRSGQLRGIAVSTAQRSAFAPGVPAMSETLPGFAFDAWYALLAPARTPKPVMDKLVGAVEQALKDKEVRAAYAQQNLDVATGTPAELSALIGQDLARWTAVIKSNDIKPD from the coding sequence ATGACACCCCTTCGTTGCCTCGCAATCGCCGCGCTCTGCGCGCTGGCCGCCTCGGTCCAGGCTCAGCCGGACACCGCCGGATATCCCAACCGGCCCATCACCATCGTGACGCCCACCACCGGCGGAGCCGCCGATGCGGTGGCACGCACGCTGTCCGCGTCAATGAGCAAATCGCTCGGTGTCGGTGTGGTGGTGGCGTCCAGGCCGGGGGCTGGCGGTAACGTCGCGTCGGAGTCGGTCGCCCACGCCGCCCCGGACGGCTATACCCTGCTGCTCGCCCTCGGGAGCATGCTCACGGTGAATCCGGCGCTGTATGCCAAGCCAAACTTCAATCCGGTCTCCGACTTTTCACCGATCGGTCTGGTGGCGACGACGCCCTACGTGCTGGCCGTGAATCCAACGGTGCCGGCAAAGAACGTGCGCGAGCTGGTGGCGCACGCCAATGCCGCGAGGGATCCCCTCTTCTACTCCTCCCCCGGCAACGGGACCCCCAACCACATCCTGGGCGTGCTGTTCAACACGGCCGCGGGCACGAAGCTCCAGCACGTTCCCTACAAGACGACCGGCGCCGCAACCACGGACGTGATCAGCGGGCAGGTCTCCATGACGTTCGGGAGCATGCCCAGCGTCCTGCCGTTCCTGCGTTCAGGTCAGTTGCGCGGGATCGCGGTGTCCACAGCGCAGCGCTCGGCCTTCGCGCCAGGGGTGCCCGCGATGAGTGAGACCTTGCCGGGCTTTGCATTCGATGCCTGGTATGCACTGCTCGCGCCCGCCCGCACACCGAAACCCGTGATGGACAAGCTGGTGGGAGCCGTCGAGCAGGCGCTGAAGGACAAGGAAGTGCGAGCGGCCTACGCGCAGCAAAACCTGGATGTCGCGACCGGCACGCCGGCCGAGTTGAGCGCGTT
- a CDS encoding flavin reductase family protein yields MLETTSDVLPRFDVLDLMSMTEDSRYKFLTGSVVPRPIALVTSLSEEGVLNAAPFSQYVIVSVTPPLLAFVAHDLPGGAKDTVRNVLATKTFVINSVTESMAEQVQQCSQLYPPSVSEVDEVGFTTVPSLHIRPARIAQSPLQFECRLERTVEFGGTGSRTTMIVGEVLAVHSAAGVVSGHRVDHSRLSPLGRIAGRAYCRTGEVIHV; encoded by the coding sequence ATGCTTGAAACCACCTCCGACGTTCTTCCGCGCTTCGACGTTCTCGACCTCATGTCGATGACGGAGGACAGCCGCTACAAGTTCCTCACGGGATCGGTCGTGCCCCGGCCCATCGCCCTGGTGACCTCACTGAGTGAAGAGGGTGTGCTCAATGCCGCGCCGTTCAGCCAATACGTGATCGTGTCGGTCACCCCGCCACTGCTGGCTTTCGTCGCGCACGATCTGCCGGGTGGGGCGAAAGACACGGTGCGCAACGTGCTAGCCACGAAGACATTCGTGATCAACAGCGTCACCGAGTCGATGGCCGAACAGGTGCAGCAATGCTCACAGCTGTATCCGCCGTCCGTGAGCGAGGTGGACGAAGTGGGCTTCACCACCGTGCCGTCTCTCCACATCCGGCCCGCCCGGATTGCGCAGTCGCCGCTGCAGTTCGAATGCCGTCTCGAGCGCACGGTCGAATTCGGCGGGACCGGCTCCCGCACCACGATGATCGTCGGCGAAGTGCTGGCTGTGCACAGCGCGGCTGGTGTGGTATCGGGTCACCGGGTGGACCATTCGCGCCTGAGCCCGCTGGGCCGGATTGCCGGACGGGCCTATTGCCGCACGGGGGAGGTGATCCATGTCTGA
- a CDS encoding CaiB/BaiF CoA transferase family protein — MSDALAGLRVLDLSDASGQYCGKMFSDLGAEVILIEPPDGSRVRRQPPCFEGSDGAKHSLAFAYFNAGKKSVRIDLDTAQGQQQFKELVAMSDLILEAEPPGRMAARGLDFHRLHALKPSLVMTSITPFGQSGPYAGYASDDLILLAAGGMLSLGGYHDSAPIAVAGNHAWLAAAQFAAVASMTALLSSDGAGRCMGRHIDVSVQECVVKGMENAIQFYDLEGVVRKREGGKPRWAGTGVFDCQDGQVYLMAGGIVPDRFREACVRWMMEDGVQGAEVMLQPEWASQDFQMTDAARAHFAGCFGPFARERTKQALYSEAQARRIPLCPINSPADLINSTQLLARGHFVEMMDPLIGKPVQMPGAPYHLSATPWRSRGPAPSVGEHDDLLAEFAQELTA, encoded by the coding sequence ATGTCTGACGCATTGGCTGGACTGCGCGTGCTCGATCTGTCGGATGCGAGCGGCCAATACTGCGGGAAGATGTTTTCGGATCTGGGCGCCGAGGTCATCCTGATCGAACCGCCCGACGGATCGCGTGTGCGGCGCCAGCCGCCCTGTTTCGAAGGCAGTGACGGCGCTAAACATAGTTTGGCATTCGCCTACTTCAACGCAGGCAAGAAAAGCGTGCGCATCGACCTGGACACCGCGCAAGGCCAGCAACAATTCAAGGAGCTCGTTGCCATGAGCGACCTGATCCTGGAGGCTGAGCCCCCGGGCCGCATGGCGGCGCGTGGCCTCGACTTCCATCGCCTTCACGCGCTGAAACCCTCGCTCGTGATGACCAGCATCACGCCCTTCGGCCAGTCCGGACCGTATGCCGGTTATGCAAGCGACGACCTCATTTTGCTGGCTGCCGGGGGCATGCTCTCCCTCGGCGGCTACCACGATTCGGCGCCCATCGCCGTCGCGGGCAATCACGCCTGGCTCGCGGCCGCGCAGTTTGCCGCGGTTGCCAGCATGACAGCCCTGCTCAGCAGCGATGGGGCAGGGCGATGCATGGGCAGGCACATCGACGTGTCAGTCCAGGAGTGCGTCGTCAAGGGCATGGAGAACGCAATCCAGTTCTATGACCTCGAGGGTGTCGTGCGCAAGCGCGAGGGCGGCAAACCGCGCTGGGCCGGTACCGGCGTGTTCGACTGCCAGGATGGACAGGTCTACCTGATGGCGGGCGGCATCGTGCCCGACCGGTTCCGCGAGGCATGCGTGCGCTGGATGATGGAGGACGGCGTCCAGGGCGCGGAAGTCATGCTCCAGCCTGAGTGGGCCAGCCAGGATTTCCAGATGACGGATGCCGCGCGCGCGCACTTCGCCGGCTGTTTCGGACCGTTCGCGCGCGAGCGCACGAAGCAAGCGCTGTACAGCGAGGCGCAGGCGCGCCGCATCCCCTTGTGCCCCATCAACTCTCCGGCCGATCTGATCAACTCCACCCAACTGCTTGCCCGTGGTCACTTCGTGGAGATGATGGACCCGTTGATTGGCAAGCCCGTCCAGATGCCTGGCGCGCCGTATCACCTGTCCGCCACGCCTTGGCGCTCGCGCGGCCCCGCGCCAAGCGTGGGAGAACACGATGACTTGCTCGCAGAATTTGCACAGGAGCTGACGGCATGA
- a CDS encoding CaiB/BaiF CoA transferase family protein, producing the protein MNALPLAGVRIADFTWIGAGSFTTKMFSDFGADVIKIESQQRLDSLRISRPFKDGKQGVNRSGYFSERNSNKRSITLNLKDERGQAIARRLIQRSDIVANNFTPGTMEKFGLGYDAVRAIKPEIIYLAMSMQGATGPERDYLGYGLTIGALTGLQFLSGLPGREPAGTGTNYPDHIPNPCHAAFAVLAALRHLRRTGEGQFIDVAQTEPTVSLLGPSVLDFTVNDRVQVRSGNEREHACPHGVYPCTGDDRWIAISVSSDSQWRALLQVLGSAQELESLAGASLQDRRREAARIDEGIAAVTRGRSAEELMETLQRAGVPASVVRNARDLVEDDAQLRHRQHWVSLDHAEMGRTLYGAPPYRMSDVGQVPTRAAPLLGEHTDEVLGSLLDLAAEEIDTLRTEGVLT; encoded by the coding sequence ATGAACGCACTGCCCCTCGCTGGCGTCCGGATCGCCGACTTCACTTGGATCGGCGCCGGCTCGTTCACGACCAAGATGTTCTCGGACTTTGGCGCGGACGTCATCAAGATCGAGAGCCAGCAACGGCTCGACAGCCTGCGAATCAGCCGGCCCTTCAAGGATGGTAAGCAGGGAGTCAACCGTAGCGGCTACTTCTCCGAGCGCAACAGCAACAAGCGAAGCATCACGCTGAACCTGAAGGACGAACGCGGCCAGGCGATCGCCAGGCGGCTCATCCAGCGCAGCGACATCGTGGCGAACAACTTCACCCCCGGAACCATGGAGAAGTTCGGCCTCGGCTATGACGCCGTGCGCGCGATCAAGCCGGAGATCATCTATCTCGCAATGTCGATGCAAGGTGCCACCGGTCCTGAAAGGGATTACCTGGGCTATGGGCTCACCATCGGCGCGCTGACCGGGCTGCAGTTCCTGTCGGGCCTGCCCGGGCGCGAGCCGGCAGGGACCGGTACGAATTACCCGGATCACATTCCCAACCCCTGTCATGCCGCCTTCGCCGTGCTGGCTGCACTGCGGCACCTGCGGCGCACCGGGGAAGGGCAATTCATCGACGTGGCCCAAACGGAGCCAACGGTCTCGCTCCTGGGTCCCTCGGTGCTCGACTTCACCGTGAACGACCGCGTTCAGGTGCGCAGCGGCAACGAACGCGAGCACGCCTGCCCGCATGGGGTGTATCCATGCACCGGCGACGACCGGTGGATTGCGATTTCCGTGTCGTCGGACTCGCAGTGGCGCGCCTTGCTGCAGGTACTAGGTTCTGCGCAGGAGTTGGAGAGCCTCGCAGGCGCATCCCTGCAGGATCGCCGGCGTGAAGCGGCAAGGATCGACGAGGGCATCGCGGCAGTCACCCGGGGGCGCTCCGCGGAGGAGCTGATGGAGACACTGCAGCGTGCGGGCGTGCCCGCCAGCGTGGTCCGCAACGCACGGGATCTGGTCGAAGACGATGCTCAACTTCGGCATCGTCAGCACTGGGTGAGCCTCGACCACGCCGAGATGGGTCGAACCCTCTACGGCGCGCCGCCGTACCGGATGAGCGACGTCGGACAAGTGCCGACGCGGGCTGCGCCGCTGCTCGGCGAACACACCGACGAGGTTCTGGGCAGTTTGCTCGACCTCGCCGCAGAGGAGATCGATACGCTGCGCACGGAGGGCGTCCTGACATGA